The following are encoded together in the Acidovorax sp. KKS102 genome:
- a CDS encoding acyl-CoA dehydrogenase family protein: protein MNFEHTEDRRMLADTLNRFVAEQYGIETRNHIAYGDTGTDPALWARFAELGAIGALFPEADGGFGGAGFDVAVVFEALGSGLVVEPFVSALVVGRALGLAGSAAQKEHIASLIDGSTVAALAHEEPGAHYALNRVTTRAVRHGDGWQLTGHKAVVLHGDQAQWLLVSARTSGAVDDENGISLFLVPTDAAGLSRRGMGRIDGGRVAEVTLQNVQVGADALLGTEGQGLATLEHAVGWGILAVCAEALGAMDVAKKHTLEYLQTRKQFGVPIGSFQALQHRMADLLLEVEQARSAVINAAAAMDSTDRTERERALSAAKVTMGRIGALVAEESIQLHGGIGMTWELPLSHYAKRLVMVDHQFGDEDHHLARFIALGRS from the coding sequence ATGAACTTTGAACACACCGAAGACCGTCGCATGCTGGCGGACACCCTGAACCGTTTTGTGGCCGAGCAGTACGGGATCGAAACGCGCAACCACATCGCTTACGGCGACACCGGCACGGACCCGGCGCTGTGGGCCCGTTTTGCCGAGCTGGGCGCGATTGGCGCGCTCTTCCCCGAAGCCGATGGCGGCTTTGGCGGCGCAGGCTTTGATGTGGCAGTGGTGTTTGAAGCCCTGGGCAGCGGCCTGGTTGTGGAGCCCTTTGTCAGCGCGCTGGTGGTGGGCCGGGCGCTGGGCTTGGCGGGCAGCGCGGCACAGAAGGAACACATCGCCAGCCTCATCGACGGCAGCACTGTGGCCGCGCTGGCGCATGAAGAGCCCGGCGCGCACTACGCCCTGAACCGCGTGACTACCCGCGCCGTGCGCCATGGCGATGGCTGGCAACTCACCGGCCACAAGGCCGTGGTGCTGCATGGCGACCAGGCGCAGTGGCTGCTGGTCAGTGCCCGCACCTCGGGCGCTGTGGACGATGAAAACGGCATCTCGCTGTTCCTGGTGCCCACTGATGCCGCAGGCCTGAGCCGCCGTGGCATGGGCCGCATCGACGGTGGCCGCGTGGCCGAAGTCACGTTGCAAAACGTGCAGGTGGGCGCCGATGCGCTGCTCGGCACGGAGGGGCAGGGCCTTGCCACGCTGGAGCACGCAGTAGGCTGGGGCATTCTGGCCGTGTGCGCCGAGGCGCTGGGTGCGATGGACGTTGCCAAGAAGCACACGCTGGAATACCTGCAAACGCGCAAGCAGTTTGGTGTGCCCATCGGCAGCTTCCAGGCCCTGCAGCACCGCATGGCCGACCTGCTGCTGGAAGTGGAGCAGGCGCGCTCTGCCGTCATCAACGCAGCGGCCGCGATGGACAGCACGGACCGCACCGAGCGCGAGCGCGCGCTGTCGGCCGCCAAGGTCACCATGGGCCGCATCGGCGCGTTGGTGGCTGAAGAAAGCATTCAGCTGCACGGCGGCATTGGCATGACGTGGGAGCTGCCGCTGTCGCACTACGCCAAGCGCCTCGTCATGGTGGACCACCAGTTTGGTGATGAAGACCACCACCTGGCGCGCTTTATCGCGCTGGGCCGGAGCTGA
- a CDS encoding oxepin-CoA hydrolase, alternative type yields MEQPLPLLQRREGAVLVLSNNNPAARNALSPAFYAALTEALAQAEADPNVGAIVLTGEGGHFCAGGDLRQLAKRRELPIEERRAKLEGLHDLIRTVRDCRKPVIAAVEGAAAGAGLSLALACDMLVAARNAVFSVAYVKVGLTPDGGATAFLAEFVSRQVLTELCLTGERISGERLHALGPVNRLAEPGEALTQALALAAQVATGPDLAMGRIKALCRSAYSQPLDDQLELEAQLMVQSQATEESREGIGAFLEKRPADFVRLRHVNAAGAGTQDTTQ; encoded by the coding sequence ATGGAGCAGCCACTGCCTCTGCTGCAACGCCGCGAGGGCGCGGTGCTCGTGCTCTCCAACAACAACCCCGCCGCGCGCAATGCGTTGTCACCCGCGTTCTACGCGGCGCTGACCGAGGCACTGGCGCAGGCCGAGGCCGACCCCAACGTGGGCGCCATCGTGCTCACGGGCGAAGGCGGGCACTTTTGTGCGGGCGGTGACTTGCGCCAGCTGGCCAAGCGCCGCGAGCTGCCCATTGAAGAGCGCCGTGCCAAACTCGAAGGCCTGCATGACCTGATCCGCACCGTGCGCGATTGCCGTAAGCCGGTGATCGCGGCGGTAGAGGGCGCAGCGGCCGGTGCGGGCCTGTCGCTGGCGCTGGCCTGCGACATGCTGGTGGCTGCGCGCAATGCCGTGTTCTCGGTGGCTTATGTGAAGGTGGGGCTCACGCCCGATGGCGGCGCCACGGCCTTCCTGGCCGAGTTCGTGTCGCGCCAGGTGCTGACCGAGCTGTGCCTCACCGGCGAACGCATCTCGGGCGAGCGGCTGCACGCATTGGGCCCGGTCAACCGACTGGCCGAACCGGGTGAGGCGCTGACGCAGGCATTGGCATTGGCTGCGCAGGTAGCTACCGGGCCAGACCTGGCCATGGGCCGCATCAAGGCGCTGTGCCGCAGTGCCTACAGCCAGCCGCTGGACGACCAGCTGGAGCTGGAAGCACAGCTCATGGTGCAGTCACAAGCCACCGAAGAATCCCGCGAAGGCATTGGTGCGTTTCTGGAAAAACGCCCGGCC
- a CDS encoding acyl-CoA dehydrogenase family protein: MDLNFTPEEEAFRAEVQAFLKDKLPERIATKVKAGQRLSKADQDEWHAILNERGWLANHWPQEYGGPGWGAVEKFIFDTECALAGGPRIVPFGVNMLGPVLIKFGNEAQKKYWLPRILSGEDWWCQGYSEPGAGSDLASVKTTAVRQGDHYIVNGQKTWTTQGQHANMIFCLVRTDREAKAQSGISFLLVDMKSPGVELRPIRTLDGDKEVNEVFFTDVKVPVENLVGEENKGWTYAKYLLTYERTGIAGVGFCIAALAKLKVIAAKVMKNGQPLDQDPLFAARMAQVEIDLENMKTTNLRVIAAVAGGGVPGAESSMLKIRGTEIRQEILSLIRRAVGPYALPFIEEAQYEGYADEPVGPKEAATAAANYFNYRKLSIFGGSNEIQKNIISKMILGL, from the coding sequence GAAGAAGCCTTCCGCGCCGAGGTGCAGGCTTTCTTGAAAGACAAGCTGCCCGAACGCATCGCCACCAAGGTCAAGGCCGGGCAGCGCCTGTCCAAGGCGGACCAGGACGAGTGGCACGCCATCCTGAACGAGCGCGGTTGGCTGGCCAACCACTGGCCCCAGGAATACGGCGGCCCGGGCTGGGGTGCGGTCGAGAAGTTCATTTTCGATACCGAGTGCGCCCTGGCCGGTGGCCCGCGCATCGTGCCTTTTGGCGTGAACATGCTGGGCCCGGTGCTCATCAAGTTCGGCAACGAGGCGCAGAAAAAGTACTGGCTGCCGCGCATCCTGAGCGGTGAGGACTGGTGGTGCCAGGGCTATTCCGAACCCGGCGCGGGCTCTGACCTGGCTTCGGTCAAGACCACGGCAGTGCGCCAGGGTGACCACTACATCGTCAACGGCCAGAAGACCTGGACCACCCAGGGCCAGCACGCCAACATGATCTTCTGCCTGGTGCGCACCGATCGCGAAGCCAAGGCCCAGTCGGGCATCAGCTTCTTGCTGGTGGACATGAAATCGCCCGGCGTGGAGCTGCGCCCCATCCGCACTCTGGATGGCGACAAGGAAGTCAACGAAGTCTTCTTCACCGATGTGAAGGTGCCCGTGGAAAACCTGGTGGGTGAGGAAAACAAGGGCTGGACCTACGCCAAGTACCTGCTGACCTACGAGCGCACCGGCATTGCAGGCGTGGGCTTTTGCATTGCTGCACTGGCCAAGCTCAAAGTCATTGCTGCCAAGGTGATGAAGAACGGCCAGCCGCTGGACCAGGACCCGCTGTTTGCCGCCCGCATGGCCCAGGTCGAGATTGACCTGGAGAACATGAAGACCACCAACCTGCGCGTGATTGCCGCTGTGGCTGGTGGCGGCGTGCCGGGGGCAGAAAGCTCCATGCTCAAAATCCGCGGCACCGAAATACGCCAGGAAATCCTGTCGCTCATCCGCCGTGCGGTGGGCCCATACGCGCTGCCCTTCATCGAAGAGGCGCAGTACGAAGGCTATGCCGACGAACCCGTGGGGCCGAAAGAGGCGGCCACGGCAGCAGCCAACTACTTCAACTACCGCAAGCTGTCGATTTTTGGCGGCTCCAATGAAATCCAGAAGAACATCATCTCCAAGATGATTCTCGGCCTGTGA